One stretch of Fictibacillus sp. b24 DNA includes these proteins:
- a CDS encoding M4 family metallopeptidase translates to MKKKLLAPVLLSSALLVGSIPVNVLAQPINSSEVNVQASKAWNKKASVPFFVKELSAEKFSSSSSSNALNYLKKNQDKIGIINPDKNLKVKSVQKDELGMTHVRFNQEINGIPVEGSEVIAHFNKNDEVVSVNGRTNQTLAIEAVDTTASISREAALQAALSSVNAPRELTYDPTSELVVYPFEKKNHTAYKVNVNFMGDEPGNWFVFVDAKSGKVIDKYNGLMHVDENKTQTGSGKGVHGEHRKLHITRVKEPNSGTKFALADYSHENLEGIFTYDATADWDSSNDALYTGNSASFISDYDRAAVDAHYNSEKVYEYYLNEHGRNSLDGEGMAINSYVHMGVDYNNAFWNGRYMAYGDGDGEFFIPLSAGLDVAAHEMTHGVISHTANLAYRNQSGALNESFADVFGALVDDSDWEMGEDIMAPAAKADGVTRLRSLSDPNSVVVSNPQRAAYGSGVYPAHMDEYYNMPLNVDNGGVHVNSSITNHAAYLIGQELGREKLGKIYYRALSVYLTSNSNFSDARQALVQSANDLYGEGSAEETAVNAGFDAVGIY, encoded by the coding sequence GTGAAGAAAAAGCTTTTAGCACCTGTACTTTTGTCGTCAGCGCTGTTGGTAGGCTCAATTCCCGTAAACGTCCTTGCACAACCTATTAACTCTAGTGAAGTTAATGTACAAGCTTCTAAGGCGTGGAATAAAAAAGCGAGTGTTCCTTTTTTTGTGAAGGAGCTTTCTGCGGAAAAGTTCTCTTCTAGCAGTTCTTCTAATGCCTTAAATTATTTGAAGAAAAATCAAGATAAGATCGGGATCATCAATCCTGACAAAAATTTAAAAGTGAAAAGTGTACAAAAAGATGAACTGGGTATGACTCATGTCCGCTTTAATCAGGAAATTAATGGAATTCCTGTAGAAGGATCTGAAGTCATTGCCCATTTTAATAAGAACGATGAAGTAGTATCTGTGAACGGAAGAACAAATCAGACTCTTGCAATTGAGGCAGTGGATACAACTGCTTCTATCAGCAGGGAAGCAGCACTTCAAGCAGCATTATCGTCTGTTAACGCTCCAAGAGAACTGACATATGACCCAACTTCTGAGCTTGTTGTCTACCCTTTTGAAAAGAAAAATCATACCGCGTATAAAGTGAATGTTAACTTCATGGGTGATGAGCCAGGAAACTGGTTTGTGTTTGTTGATGCTAAGTCTGGGAAAGTAATTGATAAGTATAATGGCTTGATGCATGTGGATGAAAATAAAACACAAACAGGCTCTGGAAAAGGTGTACATGGAGAGCACAGAAAATTACATATCACCCGAGTGAAGGAACCGAATTCAGGAACAAAGTTTGCTTTAGCAGACTACTCACATGAGAATCTTGAAGGAATCTTCACTTATGATGCTACAGCTGATTGGGATTCCAGCAATGACGCACTATATACAGGGAATTCTGCGTCCTTCATTAGCGACTATGATCGTGCTGCAGTTGATGCTCATTATAATTCTGAGAAGGTTTATGAGTATTATCTAAACGAACATGGCCGTAATTCTCTAGATGGAGAAGGAATGGCAATTAATTCTTATGTACACATGGGTGTCGATTACAATAATGCATTCTGGAATGGGCGTTATATGGCCTATGGAGATGGCGACGGTGAGTTTTTCATTCCATTATCAGCAGGTCTTGACGTTGCGGCCCATGAAATGACTCATGGTGTGATTTCCCATACTGCGAATTTGGCTTACCGTAATCAATCTGGAGCACTTAACGAATCATTCGCTGACGTTTTTGGTGCACTTGTTGACGACAGTGATTGGGAAATGGGCGAGGACATTATGGCGCCAGCTGCAAAAGCGGATGGTGTAACAAGACTGCGCAGCTTAAGTGATCCAAACAGTGTTGTCGTAAGTAATCCGCAAAGAGCAGCTTACGGAAGCGGAGTTTATCCAGCTCATATGGATGAATATTATAACATGCCGCTTAATGTAGATAATGGCGGTGTTCATGTTAACTCTTCTATTACAAACCACGCTGCATACTTGATTGGCCAAGAGCTTGGAAGGGAAAAGTTAGGTAAGATCTATTATCGTGCTTTATCTGTTTATTTAACTTCAAATTCTAATTTTAGCGACGCTCGCCAGGCTCTCGTTCAGTCAGCTAACGATCTTTATGGTGAAGGAAGTGCCGAAGAGACTGCTGTTAATGCAGGATTTGATGCGGTGGGAATTTACTAA
- a CDS encoding sugar ABC transporter ATP-binding protein has protein sequence MSGYILEMNEISKSFTGVKALSNVNFKVRKGEIHCLIGENGAGKSTLMKVLSGVYPYGTYEGDIVFEGSVQQFNKISDSVQTGIVIIYQELALFPDLTVYENIFVGNEVKRGNLVDWNQTIAEAKKMLKRVGLDVNPETLVKDLSVGKQQLVEIAKALSKDVKLLILDEPTAALNEDDSENLLKLLGELKKQGITSIMISHKLKEVISIADQATVLRDGKTICTLDASNGEISENMIIKNMVGRDIDDIYPKRPDKKIGETILELNNWSAYSTELGRHVLKDIDFHVKKGEIVGIAGLMGSGRTELALSVFGNPKNYKLEGQLKVSGVEKTFKHTSDAIKSGIAYVTEDRKGDGLFLIQDIKNNITAANLNEVADKGIINENEEVKRATEYKRSMYIKASSLEQTVGNLSGGNQQKVSLGKWLFVGPKLLILDEPTRGIDVGAKFEIYTIMNKLISEGMSIIMISSELGEVLGMSDRVYVMAEGRMKGELPIEEANQENIMQLATQ, from the coding sequence ATGAGCGGATATATTTTGGAGATGAACGAGATCTCCAAATCGTTTACAGGAGTGAAAGCGCTCAGTAATGTAAATTTTAAAGTGAGAAAAGGTGAGATACACTGCTTGATCGGAGAAAATGGAGCAGGGAAATCAACGCTGATGAAGGTGCTTAGCGGTGTATATCCTTATGGAACGTATGAAGGAGACATCGTGTTTGAAGGAAGTGTTCAGCAGTTCAATAAGATCAGTGATAGTGTTCAGACCGGCATCGTCATCATCTATCAAGAGCTTGCTTTATTTCCCGATCTCACGGTTTATGAAAATATTTTTGTAGGCAACGAGGTTAAGCGTGGAAACCTAGTCGACTGGAACCAGACGATCGCAGAGGCAAAGAAAATGCTGAAGCGGGTGGGGCTCGATGTTAATCCTGAAACACTCGTGAAGGACTTGAGTGTAGGAAAGCAGCAGTTGGTCGAAATTGCTAAAGCATTAAGCAAAGATGTTAAGCTGCTTATTTTGGATGAACCGACTGCCGCGCTGAATGAGGATGACAGCGAGAATCTCTTAAAACTTCTAGGTGAACTGAAAAAACAGGGCATTACGAGTATTATGATTTCTCACAAGCTGAAAGAAGTTATATCTATTGCGGATCAGGCGACGGTCCTGCGTGATGGGAAAACGATCTGTACACTGGATGCTTCTAATGGAGAAATCTCAGAAAACATGATTATCAAAAACATGGTCGGGCGCGATATTGATGATATTTATCCGAAGAGACCAGATAAGAAGATCGGTGAAACGATACTCGAGCTTAACAATTGGTCCGCTTATAGTACCGAGCTTGGCAGACATGTCTTAAAGGATATCGACTTTCATGTAAAAAAGGGAGAAATCGTCGGGATCGCTGGGCTTATGGGCTCTGGACGAACAGAGCTTGCACTGAGTGTGTTTGGCAATCCGAAAAATTACAAATTAGAAGGTCAGCTAAAAGTATCAGGTGTGGAAAAAACGTTCAAACATACGAGTGATGCGATTAAGTCTGGTATTGCTTATGTTACAGAAGATCGAAAAGGTGACGGGCTGTTTCTTATTCAGGATATTAAGAACAACATTACAGCTGCAAACCTCAACGAAGTCGCTGATAAGGGAATCATTAACGAGAATGAAGAGGTAAAAAGAGCAACGGAATACAAACGATCGATGTATATTAAGGCATCTTCTTTAGAGCAGACGGTTGGTAACTTGAGTGGAGGAAATCAGCAGAAAGTATCACTAGGAAAGTGGCTGTTTGTTGGGCCAAAGCTGTTGATTTTGGATGAGCCGACACGAGGTATCGATGTAGGCGCCAAATTTGAGATCTATACCATAATGAATAAATTAATCAGCGAGGGTATGAGTATTATCATGATTTCTTCTGAACTGGGTGAAGTGCTGGGAATGAGTGATCGTGTTTATGTTATGGCGGAAGGAAGAATGAAAGGTGAGCTGCCGATTGAAGAAGCCAATCAAGAAAACATTATGCAGCTTGCTACGCAATAG
- the sstT gene encoding serine/threonine transporter SstT: MKRILKKWNQISLVKQIIIGLIVGIILAVTIPQAAKPVVIFGSLFVGALKAIAPVLVLFLVMSAIAQHKAGHQTNMKAIILFYLLGTFLAGLTAVLASFIFPVGLTLGKGAEGVTPPGGVVEVLKTLLLNVVDNPFNALVNANYIGILAWAVLLGLALRSAQETTKTMIANVSDAISKIVTWVIKFAPLGILGLVFESITANGIDSLLSYGKLLGLLIGCMVFVALVVNPLIVFAAIRKNPYPLVFKCLKESGITAFFTRSSASNIPVNMKLCEKLGLDKDNYSVSIPLGATINMAGAAVTISVLTLAAVHTLNIQVDLGTAILLSVLSAVCACGASGVAGGSLLLIPLACSLFGIPGDVAMQVVGVGFIIGVLQDSFETALNSSTDVLFTAAAEYKEWRKEGKEINIQKAA; this comes from the coding sequence ATGAAACGTATACTGAAAAAGTGGAATCAGATAAGTCTTGTTAAACAGATCATTATAGGATTGATTGTTGGTATTATCCTAGCTGTAACGATTCCGCAAGCAGCAAAACCTGTTGTTATTTTTGGCTCATTATTTGTAGGTGCTCTAAAAGCCATTGCACCTGTGCTTGTATTATTTTTGGTCATGTCGGCTATCGCTCAGCATAAGGCGGGCCATCAGACGAACATGAAAGCAATTATTTTATTTTATCTTTTAGGAACATTTCTAGCTGGATTAACAGCTGTTCTTGCAAGTTTTATTTTCCCTGTAGGTCTGACACTTGGTAAGGGCGCAGAAGGTGTAACCCCTCCAGGTGGTGTTGTCGAAGTACTCAAAACGTTGTTGTTGAACGTTGTTGATAATCCATTCAACGCTTTAGTTAACGCAAATTATATTGGCATATTAGCATGGGCAGTACTATTAGGACTTGCCTTAAGAAGTGCTCAGGAAACGACAAAGACAATGATCGCTAATGTTTCTGATGCTATCTCTAAAATTGTTACTTGGGTCATTAAGTTTGCACCACTAGGTATCTTAGGATTGGTGTTTGAATCCATTACTGCAAACGGAATAGATTCTTTATTGAGTTATGGTAAATTGCTAGGACTTTTAATTGGTTGTATGGTATTTGTTGCGTTGGTTGTGAACCCACTTATTGTTTTTGCAGCAATAAGAAAAAATCCTTATCCTCTTGTTTTCAAATGTTTGAAAGAAAGCGGAATAACAGCATTCTTCACACGCAGCTCAGCTTCTAATATTCCTGTAAACATGAAGTTATGCGAGAAGCTTGGTTTGGACAAAGATAATTACTCAGTATCGATTCCATTAGGAGCGACGATTAATATGGCAGGTGCTGCGGTTACGATATCTGTTTTAACCCTGGCAGCGGTTCATACACTAAACATTCAGGTTGATCTTGGAACTGCTATTCTTCTAAGTGTCCTATCCGCTGTATGTGCTTGTGGCGCTTCTGGGGTTGCTGGCGGATCGCTGTTATTGATTCCTCTTGCGTGTAGTTTGTTCGGTATCCCGGGTGATGTTGCGATGCAAGTAGTTGGTGTTGGTTTTATCATTGGTGTTTTACAAGATTCTTTTGAAACAGCACTAAATTCATCAACAGATGTACTGTTTACAGCAGCAGCCGAGTACAAAGAGTGGCGTAAAGAAGGAAAAGAGATTAACATTCAAAAAGCAGCATAA
- a CDS encoding VOC family protein: MGRLVHFEIHVDDMERAMKFYGEVFGWSFQDWSEYAGMPYYGAVTGDDKEMGINGALMKRQGPPPEPNQALNGFSCTMGVASYDETETKILEQGGKVAMPKYALPGMAWQGYYIDTEGNIFGIHQPDENAK, encoded by the coding sequence ATGGGAAGATTAGTTCATTTCGAAATCCATGTGGATGATATGGAGCGGGCAATGAAGTTTTATGGAGAGGTGTTCGGCTGGTCGTTTCAAGATTGGAGTGAATATGCCGGAATGCCTTACTACGGTGCAGTGACAGGTGATGATAAAGAAATGGGAATTAACGGAGCTTTGATGAAAAGGCAGGGCCCGCCGCCTGAACCGAATCAAGCTTTAAACGGATTTTCTTGTACGATGGGTGTTGCAAGTTACGACGAAACGGAAACGAAAATTCTGGAGCAAGGCGGAAAAGTTGCGATGCCGAAGTACGCGCTCCCAGGAATGGCGTGGCAAGGATACTACATAGATACAGAAGGCAACATTTTCGGCATTCATCAGCCTGATGAGAATGCGAAATAA
- a CDS encoding sugar ABC transporter substrate-binding protein, with the protein MKKSKLVSLMLAVIMLMLVAAGCSDSNSKVSVGIVLPTKDEPRWVQDEQRFKDALKGTEYTTEILFSQGSSAKEKENVETLINKGIDVLIICPQDGDAAAAAVEAAKKDDITVISYDRLITNTDAVDYYVTFDSLAVGAAQGQYLIDNAKGSNTPLYLYAGAASDNNAFLFFEGAWKVLQPKIADGTFKIANSSEAEALKDKAELSRDELSKIIGQVTTNWDANEAKNKAQTHLTAAKADMKGDVAILAPNDGTARSIADVFGSDSAVSSYLVTGQDAEKASIQYVIDGKQSMTVFKDVRTLVKDAMGMAVDILDDKKPETTGSYDNGNVEVKAKQTNVIVVNKENVKKELIDSDYYKADDFTGLE; encoded by the coding sequence ATGAAGAAAAGTAAATTAGTATCTCTAATGCTAGCGGTAATCATGCTTATGCTTGTTGCAGCTGGCTGCAGTGACAGCAATAGCAAAGTAAGCGTTGGTATCGTATTGCCTACAAAAGATGAGCCGAGATGGGTTCAGGATGAACAGCGCTTTAAAGATGCGCTTAAAGGTACAGAATATACGACTGAAATTCTGTTCAGCCAAGGGTCTTCTGCCAAGGAAAAAGAAAACGTTGAAACGTTGATCAACAAAGGCATCGATGTACTTATTATCTGTCCTCAAGATGGCGATGCTGCAGCAGCTGCAGTAGAAGCTGCGAAGAAGGATGACATTACGGTTATCTCTTATGACCGCCTTATTACAAATACAGATGCAGTTGATTATTATGTAACATTCGACAGCCTTGCAGTAGGTGCAGCGCAAGGGCAGTACTTAATCGATAATGCAAAAGGTTCTAACACACCGCTTTACCTTTATGCTGGGGCTGCTTCTGATAACAACGCATTTCTGTTCTTCGAAGGCGCTTGGAAAGTTCTTCAGCCTAAGATTGCTGATGGCACATTCAAAATCGCTAACTCTAGTGAAGCTGAGGCTTTAAAAGACAAAGCTGAACTTTCTCGCGATGAGCTAAGTAAGATCATCGGTCAGGTTACAACGAACTGGGATGCAAACGAAGCAAAAAACAAAGCACAAACTCACTTGACTGCGGCTAAAGCAGACATGAAGGGCGATGTTGCCATCCTTGCTCCAAACGATGGAACAGCACGTTCAATCGCTGATGTGTTTGGATCTGACAGCGCGGTTTCTAGCTACCTCGTAACTGGACAGGATGCAGAGAAAGCTTCTATTCAATACGTGATTGATGGTAAACAATCTATGACTGTGTTCAAGGATGTTCGTACACTTGTAAAGGATGCAATGGGAATGGCTGTTGATATCCTTGATGATAAGAAGCCTGAAACAACTGGTTCTTATGACAATGGAAATGTAGAAGTTAAAGCAAAGCAAACAAACGTTATCGTTGTTAACAAAGAGAACGTGAAGAAGGAACTTATCGATTCTGATTACTACAAAGCTGACGATTTTACAGGGCTTGAATAA
- a CDS encoding Type 1 glutamine amidotransferase-like domain-containing protein: MKLLLTSAGVNNKTIHDALIDMLDKPIADCNALCIPTAMYGHPWVGPGVKTWEFISGKEENPMVNLGWKSVGILELTALPSIDKDRWVPLVQDTDVLLVSGGDALYLYHWMQQSGLAELLPSLRSVYVGMSAGSMVMAPQIGEFFIGWTPSGGEDKTLGFVDFAMFPHLNNKMLPGNTMAAAERWAAEMQGPAYAIDDETAIKVIDGAVEVVSEGHWKLFTP, from the coding sequence ATGAAATTACTGCTCACATCTGCAGGCGTGAATAACAAAACCATACATGACGCGTTGATTGATATGCTCGACAAGCCGATTGCTGACTGCAACGCCCTGTGTATACCTACCGCAATGTACGGACACCCCTGGGTGGGACCTGGCGTGAAAACCTGGGAATTCATCAGCGGTAAAGAAGAAAATCCTATGGTTAATCTAGGCTGGAAGTCCGTAGGTATACTGGAGCTCACAGCGCTGCCAAGCATTGACAAAGATCGCTGGGTGCCGCTGGTACAGGATACGGACGTTCTGTTGGTTTCAGGAGGAGATGCTCTCTATTTGTACCACTGGATGCAACAGTCCGGCCTTGCAGAGCTCTTGCCGTCACTTCGCTCAGTATATGTGGGAATGAGCGCAGGAAGCATGGTGATGGCACCTCAAATTGGAGAATTCTTCATTGGCTGGACTCCATCAGGAGGTGAGGATAAAACACTCGGGTTTGTCGATTTTGCAATGTTTCCACACCTCAATAACAAGATGCTGCCTGGGAACACCATGGCAGCCGCAGAGCGATGGGCAGCCGAGATGCAGGGGCCAGCGTATGCCATTGATGATGAAACTGCCATTAAAGTGATCGATGGAGCGGTCGAAGTTGTATCCGAAGGGCATTGGAAACTGTTTACGCCTTGA